TCCCGGTACCTCGGTCTCAGGCGGCGGCGTGGGTGGGGGAGACGCCCACCGGCTCGGCGGAGGCGGTCGTGCCGGGGGTTGCGGGCCCCGGCGGGGCCGCCCGACGAACGCAGCCCTGCAGCAACATGGCTGGATTCCGACGGAGAGTTTCGGGAGCGGAGGTGCGGACACCTGCAGTCAGGACAGGGCGGTGGCCAGCGCGGTAGCCGCTACGGCGTGCCCTAGCGTTCGCTATGGTGTGCCATAGCGCACGAGGTTGCTGACGTCCTTGTACGTCAGCGCCACGAACAGGAGCATCACGAAGGCGAAGCCGAGGATGCTGACGGCCAACTCGAGCCGGGGGCTGACCCGCCGGCGGATGATCGCCTCGAAGCCCAGTAGCACGATGCGGAAGCCGTCGAACGGGGGGAAGGGGAAGAGGTTCATGACGGCCAGGATGGAGCTGATGATGCCGCCCCAACTGAGCACGGCGTCCCAGCCGATGCGCGCGCGTTCGGCGCTGATGGCCATGATGGCCACCGGCCCGGCCAGTTCCGCCTCGACCTCATGGCGCAGCATGGCCTGTACCGAGACGATGACCGTGGCCGCCGACCCGACCGTGCTGAGCACCCCGAGCTTGAGCGCCTGCACCGGGCCGACCGGCTGCGTCGCCCCCCGCAGCACGACCCCGATGCGGCCGATCTCGCGGATGCGCGAATAGAGCGTCCCCTGGGCATCCCGGGCCGTGTACCGCCCGTGCCCCACTTCGGTCAGCGCCGGCAGCGCCAGCAGCGCTCCCTCGCGTCTCACGTTCACCGTGACCTGCTGGTTGGGCCGCGCGGCAATGTAGCCGACCAGCGCCGTCTGGGTCAGCGGGGCGAACTGCACCCCGTAGCTGCGCTGCAGCGCCTGCTGCGCGTCCTGGTCGGCGACCCGGCCCAGCCCCGCGGGTACCGGGAGCGAGAGCACCTTCTCCTGGTCCCGGATGCTCGTGGCGTTCAGATCCAGCACCATCACGGCCGCCTTGCCACCCTTGGCCCGGCGGAGGGCCGCCAGCATCTCGACCGGGGTGTTGACTTCGGCGCCGTCCACGCGCTCGATGATGTAGTCCTTCTTCAGGCCGGCCTTCTGGCCCGCGCCGCTCTGCACCGCGCTCAGCTCCAGTGAGTAGGTCTGCCCATCCACGCCGACAATGCAGTCGCCCCCGCGCAGACCGGCCCGCTGGGCCGGGGAGCTGGCCGCGACCTTGGAGATGTAGATGCCCTGGTCGTCCGGGTTCGGCACACCCTGCCACGCCGTGACGGCGGTGAACAGCACGATGGCCAGGAGGATGTTGGCCACGCTGCCGGCGACAATGACCAGCGCCCCCTGCCAACGCGGGCGGGTGTGGAAGCCGCGCACCACATACTCGGCGCCCGGCTCCATCCCGGCGATCCTGACGTACCCGCCGACCGGGAAGATGTTCAGACGGTACAACGTCTCGCCTCGCCGCCGCTGCAGGAGCGCCCGCCCGAAGCCCAGGGCGAACTCCTCGACATGCATCCCGGAGAGCTTGGCGAGCAGGAAGTGCCCTGCCTCATGGCACAGCAGGCACAGGCCCAGCACCACGACGATCGCGGCGCCGCTATTCAGATAGGTCAGGACGGAATTGAGCATCGCGCTCTCTTTGCGTTCAGTGTGTGTGCGGGCTCTGCCGGCGCTACTGCGCCGCCCACGCCCGTACGTACTCGCCCGCCCAGCGATCGGCCGCCACGGCCTCCTCGATGCTGCGGACGTCACCGCCTGGATAGGCGTTCAGGGCCCGCTCGATGGCATCGGGGATGCCCATGAAGCCCAGACGGCCCTGCAGGAACAGCTCGACGGCCGCCTCGTCAGCGCCATTGAGCGCCGCCGGGTAGCCGCCGCCGGCCTCCGCGGCCTGCCGCGCCAGCCGCAGGCATGGGAACTTGGCGACATCCGGCTCCGCGAACGTCAGCGGCGAGGCCTGCGCCAGGTCCAGCCGGGGCAGCTCGTTGCGCACGCGCTCCGGGTGGAAGAGCGCCACCTGAATCGGGGTGCGCATGTCCGGCCATCCGAGCTGCGCCAGCACGCTGCTATCGGCGAACTCCACCAGCGAGTGAATGATGCTCTGGT
This is a stretch of genomic DNA from bacterium. It encodes these proteins:
- the rseP gene encoding RIP metalloprotease RseP gives rise to the protein MLNSVLTYLNSGAAIVVVLGLCLLCHEAGHFLLAKLSGMHVEEFALGFGRALLQRRRGETLYRLNIFPVGGYVRIAGMEPGAEYVVRGFHTRPRWQGALVIVAGSVANILLAIVLFTAVTAWQGVPNPDDQGIYISKVAASSPAQRAGLRGGDCIVGVDGQTYSLELSAVQSGAGQKAGLKKDYIIERVDGAEVNTPVEMLAALRRAKGGKAAVMVLDLNATSIRDQEKVLSLPVPAGLGRVADQDAQQALQRSYGVQFAPLTQTALVGYIAARPNQQVTVNVRREGALLALPALTEVGHGRYTARDAQGTLYSRIREIGRIGVVLRGATQPVGPVQALKLGVLSTVGSAATVIVSVQAMLRHEVEAELAGPVAIMAISAERARIGWDAVLSWGGIISSILAVMNLFPFPPFDGFRIVLLGFEAIIRRRVSPRLELAVSILGFAFVMLLFVALTYKDVSNLVRYGTP